In one window of Chloroflexota bacterium DNA:
- the hisA gene encoding 1-(5-phosphoribosyl)-5-[(5-phosphoribosylamino)methylideneamino]imidazole-4-carboxamide isomerase, whose product MFEIIPAIDLQGGRCVRLVQGDFDRSTVYGDDPAAMARRWEAAGATRIHVVDLDGAKDGEPRQLAVVKAIADAVSVPVQLGGGLRTLDHIQAAVDAGVDRVMVGTKAIEDPSFVDWALGRFGGLVGIGIDARDGRVAVRGWVDVSDVDALDLARQMAERGVKTIVYTDISRDGMLTGPNLDAMRKMAQAVPTVGVIASGGVGQPQDIIDLAETGTVGVIVGKAIYTGNVDLGSAIEALASRASG is encoded by the coding sequence GTGTTTGAGATCATCCCCGCCATCGACCTTCAGGGCGGCCGTTGCGTCCGCCTCGTGCAGGGCGATTTCGACCGTTCGACCGTCTACGGTGACGATCCGGCCGCGATGGCCCGTCGCTGGGAGGCGGCCGGCGCGACGCGCATTCACGTGGTCGACCTCGACGGCGCGAAAGACGGCGAGCCGCGCCAGCTTGCAGTCGTCAAGGCGATTGCCGACGCCGTCTCGGTGCCGGTCCAACTGGGCGGCGGCCTGCGGACGCTCGACCACATCCAGGCTGCCGTCGACGCTGGCGTGGACCGGGTGATGGTCGGCACCAAGGCCATCGAAGACCCGTCCTTCGTGGACTGGGCGCTGGGGCGTTTCGGCGGGCTGGTCGGCATCGGGATCGACGCCCGAGACGGCCGGGTTGCCGTTCGTGGCTGGGTGGACGTCTCGGATGTGGACGCGCTCGACCTCGCCCGCCAGATGGCCGAGCGCGGCGTCAAGACCATCGTCTACACCGACATCAGCCGCGACGGCATGTTGACCGGCCCCAACCTGGACGCGATGCGAAAGATGGCCCAGGCCGTGCCCACAGTTGGCGTGATCGCATCGGGCGGCGTCGGCCAGCCCCAGGACATCATCGACCTTGCCGAAACGGGGACCGTCGGCGTGATCGTCGGGAAGGCGATCTACACCGGCAACGTCGATCTCGGGTCGGCCATCGAGGCGCTCGCGTCGCGCGCGTCCGGCTGA
- the hisH gene encoding imidazole glycerol phosphate synthase subunit HisH, whose product MIVILDYRAGNLRSVAKALESVGEHPVVTDDPAIIAQADGLVVPGQGSAVDAMKNLTALGLVEPLRAYVRSGRPFLGVCLGEQIIFESSEEGRGVECLGLVPGTVRRLPGGQKVPHIGWNSVRIRQHHPLLEGVPDNAYFYFVHSFYVDPADHADTVGETDYGVSFASIVAHKNVFATQFHPEKSSEIGLRIYRNFARNCTAPRAVTAVSASSRV is encoded by the coding sequence ATGATTGTGATTCTCGACTACCGAGCCGGAAACCTCCGGAGTGTCGCGAAAGCGCTGGAGTCGGTGGGCGAGCATCCGGTCGTGACCGACGACCCGGCCATCATCGCCCAGGCCGACGGGCTGGTCGTCCCCGGCCAGGGCTCGGCCGTGGACGCGATGAAGAACCTCACCGCCCTCGGGCTGGTCGAGCCACTGCGGGCGTACGTGCGCTCCGGCCGGCCGTTCCTCGGCGTCTGCCTGGGCGAGCAGATCATCTTCGAGTCGAGCGAGGAAGGTCGTGGCGTCGAGTGCCTCGGACTGGTGCCCGGCACGGTCCGTCGGCTGCCCGGCGGCCAGAAGGTGCCGCACATCGGCTGGAACTCAGTCCGCATCCGCCAGCACCATCCGTTGCTGGAGGGCGTGCCCGACAACGCCTACTTCTACTTCGTCCACTCGTTTTACGTGGACCCGGCCGACCACGCCGATACGGTCGGCGAGACGGACTACGGCGTCAGCTTCGCCTCGATAGTCGCGCACAAAAACGTGTTCGCCACCCAGTTCCACCCGGAGAAGAGCTCGGAGATCGGGCTGCGGATCTACCGCAACTTCGCTCGCAACTGCACCGCGCCCCGGGCGGTGACGGCGGTCTCGGCGTCCTCCCGTGTTTGA